In Marinomonas posidonica IVIA-Po-181, a single window of DNA contains:
- a CDS encoding DUF2127 domain-containing protein, whose translation MKFEGLNALALMEGIKGVLALGLACLVNVVSGRNLHQLVLEQMTHWSISQQGHYVQWLIGMAESLSDKNLSMVTLVALLYASLRFVMAYGLWNRLRWTEWFAFISGCLYIPLELYAIYQDSSLQNWLILIFNLLVVSYLFWVLKRDASPQGQSNIIKQIG comes from the coding sequence ATGAAATTTGAAGGTTTAAACGCACTGGCCTTAATGGAAGGCATCAAAGGCGTATTGGCTTTAGGCCTAGCTTGTCTGGTGAATGTTGTATCAGGACGAAACTTGCATCAACTTGTATTAGAGCAAATGACGCATTGGTCTATTTCTCAGCAAGGGCATTATGTTCAGTGGTTGATTGGCATGGCTGAGAGCCTGTCAGATAAGAATCTTTCTATGGTGACCTTGGTTGCCTTGCTCTACGCCAGTTTACGGTTTGTCATGGCATACGGGCTGTGGAACCGTTTGCGCTGGACGGAATGGTTTGCTTTTATCAGTGGATGTTTGTACATCCCATTAGAGCTGTATGCGATTTATCAAGATTCTAGCCTTCAGAACTGGCTCATTCTGATATTCAATTTACTGGTGGTGAGCTACCTTTTCTGGGTTTTAAAACGGGATGCCTCGCCGCAAGGTCAGTCCAATATCATTAAGCAAATTGGTTAG
- a CDS encoding intradiol ring-cleavage dioxygenase, which produces MAKKPSVASDISRRKVLKYATGSLLTLPFIGLLGCASTSSERSSGMHRPGRPPMGEGGMPPPNGAGGMPPPNGMPGTPPSRELLAGKATANAKWLTGGTQAMDPNLVYLNPLRQDNQENVCLVSERTTEGPCYSRTRFRKDISAGRDGLPVRLWFKVVDEDCQPVVGAKVDIWHCDPLGVYSGSDMQMVDFCTNGDETYQANDWFRGVQITDQNGFVYFETCFPGWYVSRAVHIHLTITTSDTMLTTQVGFDDALAQDIMVNEAVYSGHGAPDTTNSTDTVFPTQGYQSYLMTTKAMADKSMLAWKTLMLAS; this is translated from the coding sequence ATGGCTAAAAAACCTTCTGTTGCGTCTGATATATCACGTCGCAAGGTACTCAAATATGCGACAGGCAGTTTGCTAACCTTACCTTTCATCGGCTTGTTGGGATGTGCAAGTACTTCATCTGAGCGTAGTTCAGGCATGCACAGACCTGGTCGTCCACCTATGGGAGAGGGCGGTATGCCGCCACCCAATGGTGCGGGCGGTATGCCACCACCGAATGGTATGCCAGGCACGCCACCGTCACGAGAACTCTTGGCTGGCAAAGCGACGGCTAATGCCAAATGGCTGACTGGCGGCACGCAGGCAATGGACCCAAATTTGGTGTATTTAAACCCTCTGAGACAAGACAATCAGGAGAATGTTTGTCTTGTCAGTGAGCGTACGACAGAAGGACCATGTTATTCACGCACGCGTTTTCGCAAAGATATTTCAGCAGGCCGTGATGGTTTGCCTGTTCGCTTATGGTTCAAAGTGGTGGATGAAGACTGTCAACCAGTAGTCGGGGCGAAAGTGGATATTTGGCATTGTGATCCGTTAGGTGTTTACAGTGGCAGTGATATGCAAATGGTCGACTTCTGTACAAACGGTGATGAGACCTATCAAGCCAATGATTGGTTCCGTGGTGTGCAAATAACCGATCAAAATGGTTTTGTGTATTTTGAGACCTGCTTCCCTGGTTGGTATGTAAGTCGTGCGGTACACATTCATCTTACCATCACCACGTCAGACACTATGCTGACGACACAAGTGGGTTTTGACGATGCATTAGCGCAGGACATTATGGTGAATGAAGCGGTCTATTCCGGACACGGTGCCCCAGACACAACGAATTCAACGGATACGGTGTTTCCTACACAGGGTTATCAAAGCTATTTAATGACGACCAAAGCGATGGCAGATAAGTCTATGCTGGCATGGAAAACCTTGATGCTTGCCAGTTGA
- the katG gene encoding catalase/peroxidase HPI — translation MSNESKCPFNHGAVGATQSAGRGTSNKDWWPNQLNIKVLHQHSKKSNPMGDFDYAAAFNSLDLDAVRQDLYALMTDSQDWWPADYGHYGPFFIRMAWHSAGTYRTADGRGGATSGTQRFAPLNSWPDNVNLDKARRLLWPIKQKYGRKISWADLMILAGNCALESMGFKTFGFAGGRVDVWEPEDDIYWGTETTWLDDERYTGDRELENPLAAVQMGLIYVNPEGPNGQPDALASAHDIRDTFARMAMNDEETVALVAGGHTFGKTHGAGDAAQVGVDPEAAGMAEQGFGWRNSQGAGHGVDTISSGLEGAWTPNPIQWDNGYFDTLLGYDWELTTSPAGATQWKPKAGALADAVPDAHDASRRHAPMMSTADMALKVDPIYAEISKRFHENPDQLADAFARAWYKLTHRDMGPVERYLGPLVPKEELIWQDPISESTQSVIDADDITILKANIAESGLSVSQMVSTAWASASTYRGSDMRGGANGARIRLAPQKDWAVNQPEQLALVLTKLEAIQAKFNQAQSSGKQISMADLIVLAGSVGVEQGAKAAGYDIQVPFTPGRGDATQQQTDIDSFSVLEPVVDGFRNYQKAKFTISSEEMLLDRAQLLTLSAPEMTVLVGGLRMLGANVGGSSDGVFSDNTARLTNDFFINLLDMGTQWLPTSEDEMAFEGRDRHTGAIKWTATRADLVFGSNSQLRAIAEVYACSDSQGDFVKDFVAAWTKVMELDRFDLA, via the coding sequence ATGTCGAACGAAAGCAAATGTCCTTTTAATCATGGTGCCGTTGGTGCAACACAGTCTGCTGGACGCGGTACCTCCAATAAAGATTGGTGGCCTAACCAATTAAATATAAAAGTACTGCATCAACATTCAAAAAAATCGAATCCAATGGGGGATTTTGACTACGCAGCAGCCTTCAATAGTTTAGATTTGGACGCTGTGCGCCAAGATTTGTATGCCTTAATGACGGATTCTCAAGATTGGTGGCCAGCCGATTACGGGCATTATGGCCCTTTCTTTATCCGCATGGCATGGCACAGTGCAGGTACATACCGTACGGCAGACGGTCGTGGTGGTGCAACCTCAGGAACACAGCGCTTTGCCCCACTGAACAGCTGGCCAGATAATGTTAACTTGGATAAGGCTCGTCGTTTACTTTGGCCGATTAAACAGAAATATGGCCGTAAAATTTCTTGGGCCGATTTGATGATTCTAGCCGGTAACTGTGCTTTAGAGTCGATGGGATTCAAAACCTTTGGTTTTGCTGGTGGTCGAGTGGATGTGTGGGAACCAGAAGATGATATCTACTGGGGTACCGAAACAACTTGGCTTGATGACGAGCGTTACACGGGAGATCGTGAACTAGAAAACCCACTTGCTGCCGTCCAAATGGGTCTGATTTACGTTAACCCTGAAGGACCAAATGGTCAGCCTGATGCATTAGCATCAGCACATGATATTCGTGATACCTTTGCTCGTATGGCAATGAACGATGAAGAAACGGTTGCCTTGGTTGCGGGGGGGCATACCTTTGGTAAAACCCATGGAGCAGGTGATGCGGCTCAAGTTGGTGTCGATCCAGAAGCCGCAGGGATGGCAGAACAAGGTTTCGGATGGCGTAACAGTCAAGGTGCTGGACATGGCGTTGATACCATTTCAAGTGGTTTAGAAGGTGCTTGGACACCAAACCCTATTCAATGGGACAACGGATACTTTGATACCTTGCTAGGATATGATTGGGAATTAACCACGAGTCCTGCAGGAGCCACACAATGGAAGCCCAAAGCCGGTGCTCTAGCTGACGCCGTGCCAGATGCTCATGATGCGAGCAGACGACATGCGCCTATGATGTCGACGGCTGATATGGCATTAAAAGTAGACCCTATTTATGCTGAAATCTCAAAACGCTTCCATGAAAACCCCGATCAATTAGCGGATGCGTTTGCAAGAGCTTGGTACAAGTTGACTCACCGAGATATGGGGCCAGTTGAGCGTTATTTAGGACCTTTAGTGCCAAAAGAAGAGTTGATTTGGCAAGACCCTATTTCAGAAAGCACCCAGTCTGTGATTGATGCCGATGATATTACAATATTAAAAGCGAACATTGCCGAGTCCGGTTTGAGTGTTTCGCAAATGGTGTCAACGGCTTGGGCATCCGCTTCTACTTACCGTGGTTCTGACATGCGAGGAGGAGCCAATGGCGCTCGTATTCGTTTAGCGCCACAAAAAGATTGGGCCGTTAATCAACCTGAGCAGTTGGCATTGGTTTTGACGAAGCTAGAAGCAATTCAAGCGAAATTCAATCAAGCGCAGAGCAGTGGTAAACAGATTTCAATGGCTGATCTGATTGTTTTAGCGGGCTCGGTTGGTGTGGAGCAAGGCGCCAAAGCGGCAGGTTATGATATTCAAGTACCGTTTACGCCCGGTCGTGGTGACGCTACTCAGCAACAAACGGACATTGACTCTTTTTCTGTATTGGAGCCAGTGGTCGATGGTTTTAGAAATTACCAGAAAGCTAAGTTCACAATATCATCAGAAGAAATGTTGTTAGACAGAGCCCAGTTGTTGACTTTATCGGCACCAGAAATGACGGTTTTGGTGGGTGGTCTTCGTATGTTGGGAGCCAATGTTGGGGGATCCTCCGACGGTGTTTTCAGTGATAACACAGCAAGGCTAACAAATGATTTCTTTATCAACTTATTGGATATGGGTACTCAATGGTTGCCAACATCGGAAGATGAAATGGCATTTGAAGGTCGTGATCGCCATACGGGTGCCATTAAATGGACTGCGACTCGTGCTGATTTGGTCTTTGGATCAAATTCGCAACTTCGAGCTATCGCTGAAGTGTATGCTTGCTCTGATTCACAAGGTGATTTTGTGAAAGATTTCGTAGCAGCATGGACAAAAGTGATGGAACTAGATCGCTTTGATCTAGCTTAA